Below is a genomic region from Acidobacteriota bacterium.
ACCTGCGGATGCATCGGGCAGATATGCATGGGTAGTGTCGCCGTCGCCGATCCCCCGGGCGGTCCGTCGCCGCGGTAGTTGGGCAGGAAACCGAGTTGGAGCGGGTTCCCGAAGATGAACCCTGCGAGGACGACGCCAAGCAGGAAGAACATGGCGATGGCGAATCGTCGAAATATCGGTCCCATCGGGGGCAGCTTTCCGCGTCTGGTCATCGTTGGTCCTCCGCGATCGACCGCCCCATGGCTGGGAGATCGCCGGTGGCCTCCTGCAGATCGACCACGGCCAGCCAGTAGTCCGTCAGCAGTGTGAGGCGTTGACGCCGGATGTTGAACAGGACCCGCTGGGCATCCAGCAGGTCGATCGACCCGAGTCGGTTCGATCGGTAGGCGGCCTCCGACGCGGACAGCGCTTGCCGGGCCTGCGGCAGCAGGACCTCGTCATAGAACGTCATCCGTTCCGCATAGGTCTCGATCCGAGTCGAGGCATCGCGTACCGCAGACAGAAGTCGGTTCCTTAGACGCGCAAGCTTATGAGATCGAGTCGCGCGTCGGGCCTCGACGCCGGCGACCGCAGACCGGGTCTTGCTGCGATCGAGTGGGATGCGTACGCCCACATTGAGCGAGACGCCGTCGTCGCCGTTATCTGCCGGGGGAGTCAAGCGCCCGATGCGGTCACGTCGATCGCCGACGACGACGTAGTCGACACCCACCGTGTAATCGGGGCGACCGGACAGGCGGGTGCGATCCGTCTCCAGGTCGTGGGCCCTCAAGTCCAACTGGAGCGCTCGCACGGCGGGGTGCAGGTTGTCGGCCATCTCGAGTAGAGGCGCGAGGCTCGGGGGCCGTCCCGGCTTGCGTGTCGGAAGGGCAGCGTCGTCGAGTGTGAGGGGGGAGCCGTCGAGAAGGGCCGCGATCTCTGATGCAAACGACCGGGATTCCATGGCGAGACGCGATCGCTCATCCGCCAGTCGGTTGATATCGGTCTGAAGTTTGATCACCGCGACCTGGGTGCCCTCGCCGGTGGCATAGCGCGTGAGGGCAACCTCCTCGAATCGACTGAGGAGTTCCATCTCCTGTTTCAAGAGTGTGGACCGTTCCGTGCGACCGGCCGCCTGCAGGTAGTACCGCTGAAGTTGGCTGACCTCGGCGACCGCTACGCTTCTCGATTCCCACGTCTCTACCGAGGCGCGCAGCTCGTGACGCTGACTCTCGACACGACGCTTGCCCCGCCCCGGGATGGGCTGTCGCCAGCCGAATGCGTGACGAGTCGGACCGACACGGGTCTCGGTGGGTGCCGCGAACCAGCGATAGCTCAACAGCGGGTCGGGGTAGGCGAGGGCCACCTCTTGTTGGCTCCGGATCGCCTGGACCCGGTCGTCGCGTCCGATCCAGTCGGGGTTGCGATCGAAGTAGGCACGGACGAGACGGTCCAGTTCCGGTTCGCGCACCTGGAGCGTGCGCGTCGATCCGGCACTGCGGACATCCGAGACCACGAGCATGAGCAAGACAAAAGAGACAGTTTCCAACGATCTCCGGATAGAGAGAGACATAGACCACTCCGCATGCCGATTCGCAGAATCTCCGGTGACCTCGCGCACGAGGACCACCGGGTCGTCGACGTATCAGGCTGCGGGCGGTCCGCGGGCGGGGAGGGTGTCGGCGTGATCGCCGCCGGGGGGTGGGTCACTCGAACGAGCGTCAAGCAGGTCGTGCTCGTCCAACGAGACGGCGACCGTGTCGTCGTTCAGGGAGATGACGAAGTCGAAGTCGTGTGCGTGACGCTGGCCGAATAGAGCCACGTCGGCATGGTCGTCGGCGAGGGCCGGCTCGCAATCGCAGGCCGCCGGCACGAGACGATGGGTCGACGTCGTCCCACTCTTGGGACAACAGGAATGATCGGCTGCCATGTTGTCGGCAGGCTTGGGCGCCTCGTCGCCACAGCAACAGGGGCCGGCGAGCGCAGGCAGCACGATGGCCAGCATCGCGGCCAGAACCAGGAGTCGGCGACCGAGGCCGACCGATGGGACGAAATAACGCATCTATCTGAAAATAGACGTCCGTTCACCGGATTGTCAATTCTAACGGGGCTAGCGAGGCCCGATCTTCTCCATTCCATGCATATAAGGCTGCAGGGCGGGAGGAATCGTCACCGAGCCGTCTTTGTTCTGGTAGTTCTCCAGGATCGCCACGAGGGTGCGCCCGACGGCCAGACCGGACCCGTTGAGGGTGTGGAGCAGCCGGGCCTTGGCACCCGCTTCCGGTCGATAACGGATTCGAGCGCGACGAGCCTGGAAGTCCCCGCAGTTGGAACAGGACGAGATCTCGCGGAAGACTCCCTGGGACGGGAGCCAGACCTCGAGGTCGTAGGTCTTCGACGCACCGAATCCGAGATCTCCGGTGCAGAGTTCCATGACTCGATAGTGGAGCCCCAACCGACGGAGGATCTCTTCCGCGTTGGCGGTGAGAATCTCCAGCTGTTCGTAGCTCTCCTCAGGACGACTGAAGTGAACGAGCTCAACCTTGTTGAACTGATGCTGTCGGATGAGTCCACGCACGTCCTTGCCGTACGAGCCCGCCTCACTCCGAAAGCACGGAGTGTAGGCGCAATACGTGAGCGGCAAACGATCGTCGTCGAGGATCTCCTCACGATGAAGATTGGTCAGTGGAACCTCGGCGGTCGGAATCAGGTAGAACTCTCCGTCGTCGATCTTGAACAGATCCTTTTCGAATTTCGGAAGTTGCCCGGTACCGTAGAGCGCCCCGGGTTGGACCAGCAGCGGAGGGATAACCTCCGTGTAGCCACGCTCGCGGGTCTGGAAGTCCAGCATGAACTGGATCAACGCTCGCTCGAGTTGAGCCCCTTCGGCCAGATAGACCACGAATCGAGCACCGCTCATTCGGGCGGCCGCCTCGAAATCGAGGATTCCCAGGTCGACACCGACATCCCAGTGGGGTCGGGGTTCGAAGTCCAGTTCCGGGGCCTCTCCGTGGGTCCGCACGACGACGTTGTCGTTCTCGCTCTTCCCGATCGGAACGCTCTCGTGGGCGAGGTTGGGGAGCGTCGCGAGCAGTGCGGTGAGTTGGGTCTCCGATGCCTCGAGTTGGGTCTGCAGCGTTGCGACCTCGTCGCCGACGCGACGCACCTCTTCCTTCAACTCGGTCGCATCGCCACCGGACTTCAGGATGCCGCCGATCTCCTTCGAACGGGCATTTCGCTTGTGCTTGAGTTCGTCGATCCGCGTCTGGCCTTCCCGGCGTTTCCGATCGAGCTCGAGGATGACCTCCAGCCCCCCTTCGTGGCCAAGATCGGCGAGACGACGTGCGAAATCCTCAGGGTCTTCTCGGAGTCGTTGTATGTCCAGCATCGGTGCTCCCCATTCCGTCCGTACGGGTGCGCATTGTAGCAATCGTGCGTGATACGATGCGCGCTTCCATGGACAAGTTTCGCATCACGGGCGGGAACTCCCTCAGCGGCGCGGTGGCCATCGCGGGCGCCAAGAACGCCGCGTTGCCGGCGCTGGCGGCATGCCTGCTGACCGACCAGCCGGTGGTCTTACGGAACCTGCCTCTGGTCCGAGATGTCCGAACCATGATCCGAGTCCTCGAGACCCTCGGCGCATCGGTCGACGAGCTTGCTGCGGCCGAGCGGCGGGTCACGCTGTCGAAGGTCGCGTCGTTCGAGGCCCCGTACGATCTGGTCAAGACGATGCGGGCCTCGGTTCTGGTCCTGGGGCCCCTTCTGGCGCGGTATGGCCGGGCGCGGGTCTCGCTCCCCGGCGGATGCGCCATCGGCGAGCGCCCGATCAATTTCCACATCGAGGGTCTCTCGCGAATGGGTGCGGAGGTCGATCTCCAACACGGCTACGTCGAGGCACGGGTCGATCGCCTACACGGGACCGAGTATTCGTTTCCCGAGAAGAGCGTCACGGGCACCGAGAACCTGATGATGGCGGCGACCCTCGCAGAGGGGTCCACGATTCTCCGCAACTGTGCTCAGGAGCCGGAGATCATCGATCTGGCCGACATGCTCCGTGGGATGGGTGCCTCGATCCGTGGCGACGGGACGGATGAGATCGTGATCGAGGGGCGGAAGGCGCTCGGCGAGGTCGACCATCGTGTGATGGGGGATCGGATCGAGGCGGGCACCTATCTGGTAGCCGGCGCGCTGATGGGCGAGAACGTCCAGCTCCGTGGTGCCGACATCGAAAGCCTCGCGCCGGTCCTGGAGCAGCTGAGATCATGCGGCGTCACCATTGACGTATCGGAGGACGGGGAGACGCTTAACGTCTCGCGTCCGTCCCGCCTCGAGGCCCACGATCTCCGAACGTCCCCCCATCCGGGGTTTCCGACCGACATGCAGGCCCAGTACATGGCGCTGATGACTCAGGCCCACGGGACCTCGTTGATC
It encodes:
- a CDS encoding TolC family protein, with translation METVSFVLLMLVVSDVRSAGSTRTLQVREPELDRLVRAYFDRNPDWIGRDDRVQAIRSQQEVALAYPDPLLSYRWFAAPTETRVGPTRHAFGWRQPIPGRGKRRVESQRHELRASVETWESRSVAVAEVSQLQRYYLQAAGRTERSTLLKQEMELLSRFEEVALTRYATGEGTQVAVIKLQTDINRLADERSRLAMESRSFASEIAALLDGSPLTLDDAALPTRKPGRPPSLAPLLEMADNLHPAVRALQLDLRAHDLETDRTRLSGRPDYTVGVDYVVVGDRRDRIGRLTPPADNGDDGVSLNVGVRIPLDRSKTRSAVAGVEARRATRSHKLARLRNRLLSAVRDASTRIETYAERMTFYDEVLLPQARQALSASEAAYRSNRLGSIDLLDAQRVLFNIRRQRLTLLTDYWLAVVDLQEATGDLPAMGRSIAEDQR
- the serS gene encoding serine--tRNA ligase, whose protein sequence is MLDIQRLREDPEDFARRLADLGHEGGLEVILELDRKRREGQTRIDELKHKRNARSKEIGGILKSGGDATELKEEVRRVGDEVATLQTQLEASETQLTALLATLPNLAHESVPIGKSENDNVVVRTHGEAPELDFEPRPHWDVGVDLGILDFEAAARMSGARFVVYLAEGAQLERALIQFMLDFQTRERGYTEVIPPLLVQPGALYGTGQLPKFEKDLFKIDDGEFYLIPTAEVPLTNLHREEILDDDRLPLTYCAYTPCFRSEAGSYGKDVRGLIRQHQFNKVELVHFSRPEESYEQLEILTANAEEILRRLGLHYRVMELCTGDLGFGASKTYDLEVWLPSQGVFREISSCSNCGDFQARRARIRYRPEAGAKARLLHTLNGSGLAVGRTLVAILENYQNKDGSVTIPPALQPYMHGMEKIGPR
- the murA gene encoding UDP-N-acetylglucosamine 1-carboxyvinyltransferase translates to MDKFRITGGNSLSGAVAIAGAKNAALPALAACLLTDQPVVLRNLPLVRDVRTMIRVLETLGASVDELAAAERRVTLSKVASFEAPYDLVKTMRASVLVLGPLLARYGRARVSLPGGCAIGERPINFHIEGLSRMGAEVDLQHGYVEARVDRLHGTEYSFPEKSVTGTENLMMAATLAEGSTILRNCAQEPEIIDLADMLRGMGASIRGDGTDEIVIEGRKALGEVDHRVMGDRIEAGTYLVAGALMGENVQLRGADIESLAPVLEQLRSCGVTIDVSEDGETLNVSRPSRLEAHDLRTSPHPGFPTDMQAQYMALMTQAHGTSLITETIFERRFMHVGELLRMGADIRIEGHSCVVVGPAALTAAQVMATDLRASASLVLAALTADGVTLVHRIYHLDRGYEEMDRKLTALGADVERIR